Proteins co-encoded in one Armatimonadota bacterium genomic window:
- a CDS encoding VUT family protein translates to MTRRQEGWVFAGAFVGSIWLANYLIRHVGTACPPDGPCLVPVWPGVMAPSGVLAIGLSFTLRDLVQRRLGRGVAVAAIVAGALLSALLSAQLALASGTAFLLSETMDLLVYTPLQERNLVVATVASNLVGLVVDSAVFLFLAFGSLQFIGGQIIGKAWMTAVALPLVAYLRRRDAQEETT, encoded by the coding sequence ATGACCAGGCGACAGGAAGGCTGGGTCTTCGCCGGAGCCTTCGTCGGGTCGATCTGGCTTGCCAACTACCTGATCCGCCACGTGGGGACGGCGTGCCCGCCCGACGGCCCGTGCCTGGTCCCGGTCTGGCCGGGGGTGATGGCGCCCTCGGGCGTGCTGGCGATCGGGCTGTCGTTCACGCTGCGCGACCTGGTGCAGCGACGGCTGGGGCGCGGGGTCGCGGTGGCGGCCATCGTCGCGGGCGCGCTGCTCTCGGCGCTGCTGTCGGCGCAGCTGGCCCTGGCGTCGGGGACGGCGTTCCTGCTCTCGGAGACGATGGACCTGCTGGTCTACACGCCCCTGCAGGAGCGCAACCTCGTGGTGGCGACGGTGGCGTCCAACCTCGTGGGCCTGGTGGTCGACTCGGCGGTGTTCCTGTTCCTGGCCTTCGGCTCGTTGCAGTTCATCGGCGGGCAGATCATCGGCAAGGCGTGGATGACGGCGGTGGCCCTGCCCCTGGTGGCCTACCTCCGGCGGCGCGACGCGCAGGAAGAGACCACCTGA
- a CDS encoding methyltransferase domain-containing protein has product MSHHVPHPAVRTTDDLLDQEGIRDLVRQAYRAVIGTTTSVAERLYTAEQLRLLPPGAIAQALGVGNPVRAAALAPGEVVIDLGCGGGIDTILAAHAVAPDGRAIGLDMLPEMLAVAARNAEAAGVTNVEWLRGEIEAIPLPDASVDVAISNGVINLSPRKSRAFAEVFRILRPGGRMAVADIVVDEDLPPQVLTSAAAWAG; this is encoded by the coding sequence ATGAGCCACCACGTGCCCCACCCGGCCGTGCGCACTACCGACGATCTGCTGGACCAGGAGGGGATCCGCGACCTCGTCCGGCAGGCCTACCGCGCCGTCATCGGCACCACGACCAGCGTGGCCGAGCGCCTCTACACCGCAGAGCAGCTGCGCCTGCTCCCGCCGGGCGCCATCGCGCAGGCCCTGGGTGTGGGGAACCCCGTGCGGGCGGCGGCGCTCGCCCCCGGCGAGGTCGTCATCGACCTGGGCTGCGGCGGTGGGATCGACACGATCCTCGCGGCGCACGCGGTGGCGCCGGACGGCAGGGCCATCGGGCTGGACATGCTGCCGGAGATGCTGGCGGTGGCCGCCCGCAACGCCGAGGCGGCCGGTGTGACCAACGTGGAGTGGCTGCGCGGCGAGATCGAAGCGATCCCCCTGCCCGACGCGAGCGTGGACGTCGCCATCAGCAACGGCGTGATCAACCTCTCGCCGCGCAAGTCGCGGGCCTTCGCCGAGGTGTTCCGCATCCTGCGGCCAGGCGGCCGGATGGCGGTGGCGGACATCGTGGTGGACGAGGACCTGCCCCCGCAGGTGCTGACCAGCGCCGCCGCGTGGGCGGGCTGA
- the gltB gene encoding glutamate synthase large subunit, with amino-acid sequence MDRTAVVPSVLERERDACGVGFVADRRGRHSHRILRLALDAVAAMAHRGAISADGKTGDGAGVLTQIPYALLRRDLRLKTPNADLGLGMLFLPQATDAAREAWLLVAQTLDACGIPVLGWRVVPVDPAALGDHARRTMPEIAQVVVGRPRGHDDDAFERALYRARRRIERHAQAAGLPLYIPSLSRATVVYKGLFVSPQLPRFYRDLADDAYETAIAVFHQRYSTNTFPSWSLAQPFRLLAHNGEINTLQGNVAWMTAREANLRSPLWPEGLDDVRPIIQPGGSDSAMLDNVLELLVRGGRDVLHAMLMLVPAAWEGVPDLPEAVRGFYEYHSCLVEAWDGPAALAFSDGRYVAAALDRNGLRPARYVVTRDGLVVVASEAGVVEIGPDRVVEKGRLGPGQMLAVDTYKGIVLHDDEIKGLYAVRKPYADWVERHLIRLDDVHATGAVRPPADLTARQRVFGYTAEDVGFVLRTMVEERKDPVFSMGDDTPLAALSERSRPLAHFFRQRFAQVTNPPIDPLRERLVMSLAGYLGPQQSLLEEDPLHARLIHLPSPVLTPDVMDAIRVRSPWPVVELDALFPAADGPGGLGPALDALVARACAAVEGGAGLVILTDRGVTPTQAPIPMLLAVSAVHHGLIRRGLRARTGLLCESGEARDIHQFATLIGYGASGVHAYLAIQTITADAADARAARERIEQWRQAVEDGLLKIISKMGISTLAAYHGAQIFEAVGLDADVVARYFPGTPAHLGGVGLEELAAAVLRRHARAFADAATALEESGFVRFVRDGEYHAFNPYVVKAVRQAAQVPGRTGRSAAERGVAVGDAFARLEALVDDRPPTEVRDLLEFVPGTPVPLEEVEPAAQIVRRFVISAMSHGALSREAHEALAIAANRLGARSNSGEGGEDPARYRPYPTGDWANSAIKQIASARFGVTPAYVLSAQELEIKMAQGSKPGEGGQLPGHKVSEEIARIRRSQPGITLISPPPHHDIYSIEDLAQLIYDLKVVHPQARVAVKLVASAGVGTIAAGVAKGYADTIQISGHAGGTGASPLDSIKHAGAPWEVGLVETQRVLVENGLRGRVRLRVDGGLKVARDVVIAAMLGADEFGFGSVAVVALGCVMARQCHLNTCPVGIATQRDDLRRKFPGKPENVVNFFLGLAEQVRALLAQLGVRRLDEIIGDVSRLRVRANARARLDVAPLLAQAAAIVGAQPGGAATTAGVPAGEPPAPRPRRNLQRRNDRPEVPFDEVHLLPLLPRIEAGEAVEASFAIDNTHRTVGARLAGAIAARWGDEGLPEGTVRLTFAGTAGQSFGAFLVPGMHLRLVGEANDYVGKGMAGGEIAITPPAPLLAESHRHVIAGNTLLYGATGGRLFAAGRVGERFAVRNSGATAVVEGCGDHGCEYMTGGVVVILGEVGRNFGAGMTGGEAFVYDDAGTLPLRYNTQLVTITRPDDADAERLHALVTAHYRATGSRRARMLLANWDAHRTRFWKVTPKGTPARPATPADGRAASVARAAPRP; translated from the coding sequence ATGGACCGAACAGCGGTCGTCCCGTCCGTCCTCGAACGCGAGCGCGACGCATGCGGCGTCGGCTTCGTGGCGGACCGGCGCGGTCGCCACAGCCACCGGATCCTCCGCCTGGCGCTGGATGCGGTGGCCGCGATGGCGCACCGCGGCGCGATCTCGGCCGACGGGAAGACCGGCGACGGCGCGGGCGTGCTCACCCAGATTCCCTACGCCCTGCTGCGTCGCGACCTGCGCCTGAAGACCCCCAACGCCGATCTGGGCCTGGGCATGCTCTTCCTACCCCAGGCGACCGACGCCGCCCGCGAAGCGTGGTTGCTGGTCGCCCAGACCCTGGACGCGTGCGGCATCCCGGTGCTGGGCTGGCGGGTGGTCCCGGTCGATCCCGCGGCCCTGGGCGACCACGCCCGTCGCACGATGCCCGAGATCGCCCAGGTCGTCGTGGGCCGGCCACGGGGGCACGACGACGACGCGTTCGAGCGGGCCCTGTACCGGGCCCGCCGGCGCATCGAGCGCCATGCGCAGGCGGCCGGCCTCCCCCTGTACATCCCCTCCCTGTCGCGGGCCACGGTGGTCTACAAGGGCCTGTTCGTGTCGCCCCAGCTGCCGCGCTTCTACCGCGACCTGGCCGACGACGCCTACGAGACGGCCATCGCCGTCTTCCACCAGCGCTACAGCACCAACACCTTCCCCTCGTGGTCGCTGGCCCAGCCGTTCCGGCTGCTGGCGCACAACGGCGAGATCAACACGCTGCAGGGGAACGTGGCCTGGATGACCGCGCGCGAAGCCAACCTGCGCTCGCCGCTGTGGCCCGAGGGACTGGACGACGTGCGCCCCATCATCCAGCCCGGCGGGTCCGACTCCGCCATGCTGGACAACGTGCTGGAACTGCTGGTGCGGGGCGGGCGCGACGTGCTCCACGCCATGCTCATGCTGGTGCCCGCCGCGTGGGAGGGGGTCCCCGACCTCCCCGAGGCCGTCCGCGGGTTCTACGAGTACCACTCCTGCCTGGTGGAAGCCTGGGACGGCCCCGCCGCGCTGGCGTTCTCCGACGGGCGCTACGTCGCAGCGGCGCTGGACCGCAACGGCCTGCGTCCGGCCCGCTACGTCGTCACCCGCGACGGCCTCGTGGTGGTGGCCTCCGAGGCCGGCGTCGTGGAGATCGGCCCCGACCGCGTGGTCGAAAAAGGTCGGCTTGGTCCGGGGCAGATGCTGGCGGTCGACACCTACAAGGGCATCGTGCTGCACGACGACGAGATCAAGGGCCTGTACGCCGTCCGTAAGCCCTACGCCGATTGGGTCGAGCGGCACCTGATCCGGCTGGACGACGTGCACGCCACCGGGGCCGTCCGTCCGCCGGCCGACCTCACCGCGCGCCAGCGCGTCTTCGGCTACACGGCGGAGGACGTGGGGTTCGTCCTGCGGACCATGGTCGAGGAGCGCAAGGACCCGGTCTTCTCCATGGGCGACGACACGCCGCTGGCCGCGCTCTCCGAGCGGTCGCGGCCGCTGGCCCACTTCTTCCGCCAGCGCTTCGCGCAGGTCACGAACCCGCCCATCGACCCGCTGCGCGAGCGGCTGGTGATGTCGCTGGCGGGCTACCTCGGGCCGCAGCAGAGCCTGCTGGAGGAAGATCCGCTGCACGCCCGGCTGATCCACCTGCCCTCGCCGGTGTTGACGCCCGACGTCATGGACGCGATCCGCGTGCGGTCACCGTGGCCGGTGGTCGAGCTCGACGCCCTCTTCCCGGCCGCCGACGGCCCTGGGGGGCTGGGCCCGGCCCTGGACGCCCTGGTCGCCCGTGCCTGCGCCGCCGTCGAGGGCGGCGCAGGCCTGGTGATCCTCACCGACCGGGGGGTCACGCCGACCCAGGCGCCGATCCCCATGCTGCTCGCGGTCTCCGCCGTCCACCACGGCTTGATCCGGCGCGGGCTGCGCGCCCGCACGGGGCTGCTGTGCGAGTCGGGCGAGGCGCGCGACATCCACCAGTTCGCCACGTTGATCGGGTACGGCGCCAGCGGCGTGCACGCGTACCTGGCGATCCAGACCATCACCGCCGACGCCGCCGACGCCCGCGCGGCCCGTGAGCGCATCGAGCAGTGGCGCCAGGCCGTGGAGGACGGGCTGCTCAAGATCATCTCCAAGATGGGGATCAGCACGCTGGCGGCCTACCACGGCGCGCAGATCTTCGAGGCCGTGGGGCTGGACGCCGACGTGGTGGCGCGGTACTTCCCGGGTACGCCCGCCCACCTGGGCGGGGTCGGGCTCGAGGAGCTCGCCGCCGCGGTGCTGCGGCGGCACGCGCGGGCTTTCGCGGACGCGGCGACCGCGCTGGAGGAGTCGGGCTTCGTGCGCTTCGTGCGCGACGGCGAGTACCACGCCTTCAACCCCTACGTGGTCAAGGCCGTCCGCCAGGCCGCCCAGGTGCCGGGGCGCACGGGCCGGAGCGCGGCCGAGCGCGGGGTCGCCGTCGGCGACGCGTTCGCCCGCCTGGAGGCCCTGGTCGACGACCGGCCGCCCACCGAGGTGCGCGACCTGCTCGAGTTCGTGCCGGGGACGCCCGTCCCGCTGGAGGAGGTCGAGCCGGCCGCGCAGATCGTCCGGCGCTTCGTCATCTCGGCCATGTCGCACGGCGCCCTGTCGCGGGAGGCCCACGAGGCCCTGGCCATCGCGGCCAACCGCCTGGGCGCCCGGTCCAACAGCGGCGAGGGCGGCGAGGACCCCGCGCGCTACCGCCCCTACCCCACCGGCGACTGGGCCAACAGCGCCATCAAGCAGATCGCCTCGGCCCGCTTTGGGGTCACCCCGGCCTACGTGCTCTCGGCGCAGGAGCTGGAGATCAAGATGGCCCAGGGCAGCAAGCCCGGCGAGGGCGGCCAGCTCCCGGGACACAAGGTGAGCGAGGAGATCGCGCGCATCCGGCGCAGCCAGCCGGGCATCACCCTGATCTCGCCACCGCCGCACCACGACATCTACAGCATCGAAGACCTCGCGCAGCTCATCTACGACCTCAAGGTCGTGCACCCGCAGGCGCGGGTGGCCGTGAAGCTCGTGGCCTCCGCCGGCGTGGGCACCATCGCCGCGGGCGTGGCCAAGGGGTACGCCGACACGATCCAGATCAGCGGGCATGCGGGCGGGACCGGCGCCTCGCCGCTGGACTCGATCAAGCACGCGGGCGCGCCCTGGGAGGTCGGGCTGGTCGAGACGCAGCGCGTGCTGGTGGAGAACGGGCTCCGCGGCCGGGTGCGGCTGCGCGTGGACGGCGGGCTCAAGGTGGCCCGCGACGTCGTCATCGCCGCCATGCTGGGCGCCGACGAGTTCGGCTTCGGCAGCGTCGCCGTGGTGGCCCTGGGGTGCGTGATGGCGCGCCAGTGCCACCTCAACACGTGCCCCGTGGGCATCGCCACCCAGCGGGACGACCTGCGCCGGAAGTTCCCGGGCAAGCCCGAGAACGTGGTGAACTTCTTCCTGGGCCTGGCGGAGCAGGTGCGCGCGCTGCTGGCGCAGCTGGGGGTGCGCCGGCTCGACGAGATCATCGGCGACGTCTCGCGGCTGCGCGTGCGCGCCAACGCGCGCGCCCGGCTGGACGTCGCGCCGCTGCTGGCGCAGGCAGCCGCCATCGTCGGCGCCCAGCCGGGCGGTGCCGCGACGACCGCCGGCGTCCCCGCCGGCGAGCCCCCGGCGCCCCGGCCCCGCCGCAACCTCCAGCGGCGCAACGACCGGCCCGAGGTCCCCTTCGACGAGGTCCACCTGCTGCCGTTGCTGCCGCGCATCGAGGCCGGCGAAGCCGTCGAAGCGTCGTTTGCGATCGACAACACGCACCGCACCGTCGGCGCGCGGCTGGCCGGCGCCATCGCCGCCCGGTGGGGCGACGAGGGCCTGCCGGAGGGCACGGTGCGTCTGACATTCGCGGGGACGGCAGGCCAGAGTTTCGGCGCCTTCCTGGTCCCCGGGATGCACCTGCGGCTGGTGGGCGAGGCCAACGACTACGTCGGCAAGGGCATGGCCGGCGGCGAGATCGCCATCACCCCGCCCGCGCCGCTGCTGGCCGAGAGCCACCGCCACGTGATCGCCGGCAACACGCTGCTCTACGGCGCCACCGGCGGCCGCCTGTTCGCCGCCGGCCGTGTGGGCGAGCGCTTCGCGGTGCGCAACTCCGGGGCCACGGCGGTGGTCGAGGGCTGTGGGGACCACGGGTGCGAGTACATGACCGGCGGCGTGGTGGTGATCCTGGGCGAGGTCGGCCGTAACTTCGGCGCGGGCATGACCGGGGGCGAGGCCTTCGTCTACGACGACGCCGGTACCCTCCCCCTGCGCTACAACACGCAGCTGGTGACGATCACCCGCCCCGACGATGCGGACGCCGAGCGCCTGCACGCGCTGGTGACGGCCCACTACCGCGCCACCGGCAGCCGGCGGGCACGGATGCTGCTGGCGAACTGGGACGCCCACCGGACGCGGTTCTGGAAGGTGACGCCCAAGGGCACGCCGGCACGACCGGCCACCCCCGCCGATGGTCGGGCTGCGTCGGTCGCGCGGGCAGCCCCTCGGCCCTAG
- a CDS encoding ABC transporter substrate-binding protein yields the protein MTHERWHGRTVRRVGLTVATVLATAALVGGAVPGRAAAPPEKVVVAHVPLINFATLYVALERGFMAQQGLEVELVRVASGTEALVFLAQDRLDVGAIGLAASIFNAFNRRLDLRIVASTSSWGQRHGTKILTRVDLFDAGEVRSVRDLKGRRVAVAGGAGSAGHYLFLLGARRGGIGPRDFELVNLPNPNHGAALAQGRVDASLTGSPFAAAALAQGLARPLLENFAPGTATTVFAYSGGFMRARPETATRFLMALMQAARAMQGPRYFDDENVAAYKKYTGVRDEVLRAEPPLVYYPDMRIVTGTIVDMEKTFREAGLADYTAPLPLDAMVTTRFQQEALRRLGR from the coding sequence ATGACACACGAGCGATGGCACGGGCGCACGGTGCGCCGGGTCGGTCTGACGGTGGCGACGGTGCTCGCGACGGCTGCGCTGGTCGGCGGCGCGGTCCCCGGACGTGCGGCCGCACCGCCGGAGAAGGTCGTGGTGGCCCACGTGCCGCTGATCAACTTCGCCACGCTTTACGTCGCCCTCGAACGGGGCTTCATGGCGCAGCAGGGCCTGGAGGTCGAGCTGGTGCGCGTCGCCTCGGGGACCGAGGCCCTGGTCTTCCTGGCCCAGGACCGCCTCGACGTGGGGGCCATCGGGCTGGCGGCGTCCATCTTCAACGCCTTCAACCGCCGGCTGGACCTGCGCATCGTGGCCTCCACCTCGTCGTGGGGCCAGCGCCATGGCACCAAGATCCTGACCCGCGTCGACCTGTTCGATGCGGGCGAGGTGCGCTCCGTGCGCGACCTGAAGGGGCGGCGCGTCGCCGTTGCCGGCGGGGCGGGCTCGGCCGGCCACTACCTGTTCCTACTGGGTGCCCGGCGCGGCGGCATCGGCCCCCGTGACTTCGAGCTGGTGAACCTGCCCAACCCCAACCACGGCGCCGCGCTGGCCCAGGGGCGGGTAGACGCCTCGCTGACCGGCTCCCCCTTCGCCGCAGCGGCGCTGGCCCAGGGCCTGGCCCGACCGCTGCTGGAGAACTTCGCGCCCGGCACCGCCACCACGGTCTTCGCCTACTCCGGCGGGTTCATGCGCGCGCGCCCCGAGACGGCCACGCGGTTCCTGATGGCGCTCATGCAGGCAGCGCGCGCCATGCAGGGCCCGCGGTACTTCGACGACGAGAACGTCGCCGCGTACAAGAAGTACACCGGCGTGCGCGACGAGGTGCTGCGTGCCGAACCGCCCCTCGTGTACTACCCCGACATGCGCATCGTCACCGGCACCATCGTCGACATGGAGAAGACGTTTCGCGAGGCCGGGCTCGCCGACTACACGGCCCCGCTGCCCCTGGACGCGATGGTGACGACCCGCTTCCAGCAGGAGGCCCTCAGGCGGCTGGGACGGTAG
- a CDS encoding ABC transporter permease yields the protein MTPDARDRLLAAGAPVALVALWEAAVAARVLDPRFFPPPSLVVVTLGRLVADGTLVQHTLVSVVRVLGGFAIGGGAGLASGLLLGVARPLRVALEPVISALYVIPKVAILPLVMLIFGLGEAAKVAIVAIATFFVVVINTTAAVIGIEPIYLEAGRAFGARGARLFAHVVLPGALPAIFTGLRLALGTALIVVIAAEFVAAKEGIGYFIWFAWNTLRPEAMFAGFIVIGALGMLSYAAVHRAAARLMPWQEEAPARDGRPEGA from the coding sequence ATGACCCCGGACGCCCGTGACCGCCTGCTGGCGGCCGGCGCCCCGGTCGCGCTGGTCGCGCTGTGGGAGGCGGCGGTGGCCGCCCGGGTGCTCGACCCGCGGTTCTTCCCTCCGCCGTCGCTCGTGGTGGTGACGCTGGGCCGGCTCGTGGCCGACGGGACCCTCGTGCAGCACACGCTGGTGAGCGTCGTGCGGGTGCTGGGGGGCTTCGCCATCGGAGGCGGCGCCGGCCTGGCCAGCGGCCTGCTCCTGGGCGTGGCCCGACCGCTGCGCGTGGCGCTCGAGCCGGTGATCTCGGCGCTCTACGTGATCCCCAAGGTCGCCATCCTGCCGCTCGTGATGCTCATCTTCGGCCTGGGGGAAGCGGCCAAGGTCGCCATCGTGGCCATCGCGACGTTCTTCGTGGTCGTGATCAACACCACCGCGGCGGTGATCGGCATCGAGCCGATCTACCTGGAGGCCGGCCGCGCGTTCGGCGCCCGTGGGGCGAGGCTGTTCGCCCACGTCGTCCTGCCGGGCGCGCTCCCGGCGATCTTCACCGGCCTGCGCCTGGCCCTGGGCACCGCGCTCATCGTGGTCATCGCCGCGGAGTTCGTCGCGGCCAAGGAAGGCATCGGCTACTTCATCTGGTTCGCGTGGAACACGCTGCGGCCCGAGGCGATGTTCGCGGGCTTCATCGTGATCGGCGCCCTCGGGATGCTGTCCTACGCGGCCGTGCACCGGGCCGCCGCGCGCCTGATGCCCTGGCAGGAGGAAGCCCCGGCGCGCGACGGTCGGCCTGAAGGCGCTTGA
- a CDS encoding NUDIX domain-containing protein codes for MRRIAIPPRMTLRACYPGPMAAVELIARAVIVAGGRILLARKPGASHTFLPGGHIEVGEPAADAVLRELREELGVSGRVERFLGAVEHGWQTPAGYAHELNLLFLVAAPELDPTIAPRSREAQLQFLWQPVDRLDAARVEPRVLPAVLPRWLVAGGAGWASTLAAPPEAGD; via the coding sequence GTGCGCCGGATCGCGATTCCGCCGCGCATGACGCTGCGGGCCTGCTATCCTGGACCCATGGCGGCTGTCGAGCTAATCGCGCGTGCGGTCATCGTGGCCGGGGGCAGGATCCTCCTGGCCCGCAAGCCGGGCGCGTCCCATACCTTCCTCCCGGGTGGACACATCGAGGTAGGCGAGCCGGCCGCCGACGCCGTGCTGCGGGAACTGCGCGAGGAGCTGGGCGTCAGCGGGCGGGTCGAGCGGTTCCTGGGCGCCGTCGAGCACGGGTGGCAGACGCCTGCCGGCTACGCTCACGAACTGAACCTGCTGTTCCTGGTGGCGGCGCCCGAGCTCGATCCGACGATCGCGCCCAGGTCGCGGGAAGCGCAGCTGCAGTTCCTCTGGCAGCCCGTCGACCGTCTGGACGCCGCGCGGGTGGAACCGAGGGTGCTGCCGGCGGTCCTCCCCCGCTGGCTGGTTGCAGGCGGCGCCGGGTGGGCCAGCACGCTGGCAGCGCCGCCCGAGGCGGGCGATTGA
- the queF gene encoding preQ(1) synthase: MHRPAGTSVDAPMPVERRWDVEGYDRIDAARLETFAYEYPGSPAVVEIATDEFTAVCPWSGLPDFGRLRVRYLPRERVLELKSFKYYLHSYRNVGIYQEHAANRILQDLVAATQPVWMELQLDYNVRGGLHTTVTVRWPQDGRGP, translated from the coding sequence ATGCACCGGCCCGCAGGTACCTCAGTCGACGCGCCCATGCCCGTCGAGCGGCGCTGGGACGTCGAAGGGTACGACCGCATCGACGCCGCACGCCTGGAGACGTTCGCCTACGAGTACCCGGGCAGCCCCGCCGTGGTCGAGATCGCGACCGACGAGTTCACGGCGGTCTGCCCCTGGTCCGGGCTGCCCGACTTCGGCCGGCTGCGGGTGCGCTACCTGCCCCGCGAGCGCGTGCTCGAGCTGAAGTCGTTCAAGTACTACCTGCACTCGTACCGCAACGTCGGCATCTACCAGGAGCATGCGGCCAACCGCATCCTGCAGGACCTGGTGGCCGCCACCCAGCCGGTCTGGATGGAGCTCCAGCTGGACTACAACGTCCGGGGCGGCCTGCACACCACGGTGACCGTGCGCTGGCCGCAGGACGGGCGAGGCCCGTAG
- a CDS encoding DUF1326 domain-containing protein, giving the protein MGYALEGQMLEACSCAAVCPCWVGQDPDGGACQGLIAYHYDRGQIGGVDVAGLTLALAVQIPGNVLKGNWKAVVFVDSRATQQQKEAILAAHTGRLGGPLADLAPLVGEVLGVYDAPIDFSFRDGKGHIRIGDAVASEMEPLTDLQGHPTKLVDSVFSTIPGSAATVGKATSFRADVPQHRIHWEYQGRNAVLGPFRFTA; this is encoded by the coding sequence ATGGGATACGCACTGGAAGGGCAGATGCTGGAAGCGTGCTCGTGTGCGGCGGTGTGCCCCTGCTGGGTGGGGCAGGACCCCGACGGCGGGGCCTGCCAGGGCCTCATCGCGTACCATTACGACCGCGGGCAGATCGGCGGCGTCGACGTGGCCGGTCTGACGCTGGCCCTGGCGGTCCAGATTCCCGGGAACGTCCTCAAGGGCAACTGGAAGGCGGTGGTCTTCGTCGACAGCCGGGCGACCCAGCAGCAGAAGGAGGCCATCCTGGCAGCGCACACCGGTAGGCTGGGCGGCCCGCTCGCCGACCTGGCGCCGCTGGTCGGCGAGGTGTTGGGCGTCTACGACGCGCCCATCGACTTCAGCTTCCGTGACGGCAAGGGCCACATCAGGATCGGCGACGCCGTGGCCAGCGAGATGGAACCCCTCACCGACCTCCAGGGGCACCCCACGAAGCTGGTGGACAGCGTGTTCTCCACCATTCCCGGGTCTGCCGCCACGGTCGGCAAAGCGACCTCGTTCCGGGCCGACGTGCCGCAGCACCGCATCCACTGGGAGTACCAGGGGCGCAACGCGGTGCTCGGACCGTTTCGGTTCACTGCCTGA
- a CDS encoding RNA polymerase sigma factor, whose product MAELSSVPRTTFEDVVRPHLDYLYAVAVRLCGNRTAAEDLVQDALLRAFRGFAGLRNRDRPRVWLTRILTRAYYDRVDADAHAPATESGDDRFDLFDTIVEDDPFPYSDRVHLDFLELFDDARILDVLQQVPPLHRVALILAYIYGYKAREIAEITGRPVGTVLSWLHRGRRQLERELWEYAQRHRLLSPPREGST is encoded by the coding sequence ATGGCCGAGCTCTCGTCCGTACCCCGCACGACCTTCGAAGACGTCGTCCGGCCGCACCTGGACTACCTGTACGCGGTCGCGGTGCGGCTGTGCGGCAACCGGACCGCCGCCGAGGACCTCGTGCAGGACGCCCTGCTGCGCGCGTTCCGGGGCTTTGCGGGCCTGCGCAACCGTGACCGTCCGCGGGTGTGGCTCACGCGCATCCTCACCCGCGCGTACTACGACCGCGTCGATGCCGACGCGCACGCGCCCGCCACGGAGTCGGGCGACGACCGCTTCGACCTCTTCGACACCATCGTCGAGGACGACCCCTTCCCCTACTCCGACCGCGTGCACCTCGACTTCCTCGAGCTCTTCGACGACGCCCGCATCCTCGACGTCCTGCAGCAAGTCCCGCCGCTGCACCGCGTGGCCCTCATCCTTGCCTACATCTACGGGTACAAGGCACGCGAGATCGCCGAGATCACCGGCCGGCCGGTGGGCACCGTCCTGTCCTGGCTGCACCGTGGCCGCCGCCAGCTGGAACGGGAGCTCTGGGAGTACGCGCAGCGCCACCGGCTCTTGAGTCCGCCCCGGGAGGGGTCCACGTGA
- a CDS encoding DUF2182 domain-containing protein, whose protein sequence is MAWWGASPHAIWLSHREAGAVAPAPASRAAVFLVGWLVMTVAMMLPGSLPLLTLFRRMVAARPGRAGLLARLGAGYLTMWAAVGAAALAGDTVVHAVAERVAGLDALLPPAVLLAAGAYQFTRLKERCLAVCRSPLAFVAGRWRGSAPGREAWALGLHHGLFCVGCCWTLMLVMFAVGVAHLGWMLGLGALMTAERTMPWGRRLAKPAGAALVAWALVTVAAGTTPF, encoded by the coding sequence ATGGCGTGGTGGGGTGCATCGCCGCACGCGATCTGGCTCAGCCACCGGGAGGCCGGGGCGGTGGCTCCAGCCCCGGCCTCCCGGGCGGCCGTGTTCCTCGTCGGCTGGCTCGTCATGACCGTGGCCATGATGCTCCCCGGCAGCCTGCCACTGCTCACCCTGTTCCGCCGCATGGTGGCGGCGCGGCCCGGGCGTGCAGGGCTGCTGGCGCGCCTCGGCGCGGGCTATCTGACCATGTGGGCGGCGGTGGGCGCGGCGGCGCTGGCAGGAGACACCGTCGTGCACGCGGTAGCCGAGCGCGTCGCCGGGCTGGACGCCCTGCTCCCGCCTGCGGTCCTGCTGGCAGCGGGCGCGTACCAGTTCACCAGGCTGAAGGAGCGCTGCCTTGCCGTGTGCCGTTCGCCGCTGGCCTTCGTCGCCGGACGCTGGCGCGGCAGCGCCCCCGGCCGGGAGGCGTGGGCCCTGGGGTTGCACCACGGTCTCTTCTGTGTCGGCTGCTGCTGGACGCTGATGCTGGTGATGTTCGCGGTGGGGGTCGCGCACCTGGGGTGGATGCTCGGGCTGGGAGCCCTGATGACGGCGGAACGTACGATGCCCTGGGGCAGGCGCCTGGCGAAACCCGCAGGCGCAGCGCTCGTCGCCTGGGCGCTCGTGACCGTCGCCGCGGGCACGACGCCATTCTAG
- a CDS encoding zf-HC2 domain-containing protein: MISCKDAVARLWEYLDRNLGRVEERELEEHLGLCRHCCGELEFAQQLRTRLRQEGPAVTLPPETRHKLEAFVRSLGEQR, from the coding sequence GTGATCAGCTGTAAGGACGCCGTGGCACGCCTGTGGGAGTACCTCGACCGCAACCTCGGTCGCGTCGAGGAGCGCGAGCTGGAAGAACACCTCGGCCTGTGCCGCCACTGCTGCGGGGAGCTGGAGTTCGCCCAGCAGCTGCGCACGCGCCTGCGGCAGGAGGGGCCGGCGGTGACGCTCCCGCCGGAGACCCGCCACAAGCTCGAGGCCTTCGTCAGGAGCCTGGGAGAGCAGCGATGA